GGCCGGAGGAGGTGTACTGCCACATGGTGTACGAGCTCCAGCCGGCCGGGAGGGTGCCCGCCGTCGAGGCGTACCGGGCGATCCACAGCGGGTTGGCGGAGAAGCCGCCGTAGTTTCCGGTGCACTGGGTCCACCAGTTGGTGGCCGTGTAGATGACGGCGTTGCGGCCGGTGCGCGCCTTGTACTGGTTCAGGAAGTCGCGGATCCAGGTGACCATCGCGCTCTGCGACTTGCCGAAGCACGCGTCGCCGTACGGGTTCCACTCGATGTCGAGGGTGCCGGGCAGTGTCCTGCCGTCCCCGTACCAGCCGCCGCCGTTGTCGACGAAGTAGTCGGCCTGCGTCGCGCCGCTGCTGGTGTCCGGGGTGGCGAAGTGATAGGCGCCGCGGATCATGCCGACGTCGTAGGAGCCGGTGTACTGCTGGCTGAAGTAGGAGTTCCTGTAGTACGTCCCCTCGCTCGCCTTGGTGTACGCCCAGCGCACCCCGCTGTTCCACAGGGTCGACCAGGAGACGTTGCCCTGGTAGCTGGCGACGTCGACGCCCTCCGCCTGGGTGGCGCGGGTGCCGGCGGGCAGGGCGCCCTGGCCGTCATGCGCTACGACGCCCATTCCCATGTGGGCGGAGCCGCGGGCCGGGGTGGCGGTGGGGGTTTCGGCGGCCGAGGCGGCGGCCGGGTGGAGCAAGGAGAACGCGGTGAGCAGGAGTGCGACGAGGAAGAGGCGTGGGGGACGTATCGGTCCGGGTCTGTGCACGGGCATGGCGTGCCTCCGAAGGCTCGGTGATGCTCGGTTGGGGAATACGGGTGGGCCGTGCGGGCTGGCGTGAGCATGCCAGCCGCTGCTCGGCGGTGACGCTTGCTACGACGACGAGGGTGGGAAGCGGGACCGGAGGATGCCTCTGGTCCAGCCCTGCGAAATACTTACGGAGCCGCGGTGATGGCGCAATTTGGCGGAAACCTTTACGACCGGGACATTCAAGGCAGGGGCTGACGTGCACGAAGACGGAAACGGCGGCGCGGGAGCCGGGGC
This portion of the Streptomyces canus genome encodes:
- a CDS encoding lysozyme → MPVHRPGPIRPPRLFLVALLLTAFSLLHPAAASAAETPTATPARGSAHMGMGVVAHDGQGALPAGTRATQAEGVDVASYQGNVSWSTLWNSGVRWAYTKASEGTYYRNSYFSQQYTGSYDVGMIRGAYHFATPDTSSGATQADYFVDNGGGWYGDGRTLPGTLDIEWNPYGDACFGKSQSAMVTWIRDFLNQYKARTGRNAVIYTATNWWTQCTGNYGGFSANPLWIARYASTAGTLPAGWSSYTMWQYTSSGPTVGDHDRFNGALDRVQALAGG